A genomic stretch from Petrimonas mucosa includes:
- the tpx gene encoding thiol peroxidase, whose amino-acid sequence MAKITFKGNPVNTGGNLPAVGTEAPDFVLVKSDLSEVTLSGLKGKHVVLNIFPSIDTGVCAASVRRFNKEASALNNTTVLCISADLPFAAGRFCGAEGLENVITLSTFRDSSFADQYGVLMTDGPLRGLLARAVVVVNPEGKVVYTELVPEIAQEPDYNSAINSIV is encoded by the coding sequence ATGGCAAAAATCACATTTAAAGGCAATCCGGTAAATACCGGAGGTAATCTACCCGCTGTGGGTACAGAAGCACCAGATTTCGTGCTGGTAAAATCGGATCTTTCGGAAGTGACATTATCCGGGTTGAAAGGCAAGCATGTCGTCCTGAACATCTTCCCAAGCATCGACACAGGTGTCTGTGCGGCCTCTGTACGCAGATTCAACAAGGAAGCCAGCGCTTTAAACAATACAACCGTTCTCTGCATATCGGCAGACCTGCCGTTTGCCGCCGGCCGCTTCTGCGGTGCGGAGGGTCTGGAGAACGTGATTACACTTTCCACTTTCCGTGACAGCTCATTTGCCGACCAGTATGGCGTACTGATGACTGACGGACCGCTTCGCGGACTATTGGCCCGCGCAGTTGTGGTTGTAAACCCGGAAGGGAAGGTCGTATATACCGAACTGGTCCCTGAGATTGCACAGGAGCCGGATTATAATTCTGCAATCAACTCGATAGTGTAG
- a CDS encoding FtsK/SpoIIIE family DNA translocase — MAKSTKRKRKRTTTSSGSKRIRAIIAFLKNERVHFITGILVAFLGIFTLLSIISFFFTGAADQSKVLNRSFLELIQDKQLEVENWASTGGAFLSEILVNRWFGIFSILIPFFVIYLGLRMMKVSSFSFIKALLITAFGMICGSITSAFILGHLFPRSHINWGGAHGSQIEQLLENSIGVPGMILLVLLFILIVVILFRQSSMHRIQETLINSKPSFNGSKGGDIPVKPSYAEEEEREEEREEEATKPAWRKIFPASRKVKQEEPTLSGLEPPVQSPSLKPVEAHDNFEVFVPKDELHVAEEKPVEKVEKTMPSVSNAALDGDAGGEPGEDVEILEDYDPKKDLSSFEFPTMELLKVYNTGNRQVDMREQNENKDKIIRTLRNYGIEITSIKATVGPTITLYEIVPQAGVRISRIRNLEDDIALSLSALGIRIIAPMPGKGTIGIEVPNKDPQIVSMQSVIASTKFQECDYELPVALGKTITNEVFIFDLTKMPHLLVAGATGQGKSVGLNAIITSLLYKKHPAEMKMVLIDPKMVEFNIYSTIEKHYLAKLPDEEKAIITDVTKVTQTLNSLTKEMDDRYELLMRAHVRTIKEYNEKFIKRRLNPKNGHRYLPYIVVVIDEFGDLIMTAGKEIEMPIARIAQKARAVGMHMVIATQRPTTNIITGTIKANFPARMAFRVTSQIDSRTILDATGANQLIGRGDMLFSQGSNLIRIQCAFVDTPEIEDISQYIGKQRGYESAFALPEVTSAEGEEKPGTVDLNDRDPLFDEAARLIVIHQQGSTSLIQRKFSIGYNRAGRLMDQLESAGIVGPTQGSKPRDVYISDEYSLEKLLDSLR; from the coding sequence ATGGCAAAATCTACAAAACGAAAAAGAAAAAGAACAACAACATCCTCTGGAAGCAAGAGAATCCGTGCCATTATCGCCTTTTTGAAGAACGAAAGGGTCCATTTCATCACAGGTATTCTGGTTGCCTTTCTGGGAATATTCACGCTACTCTCGATCATCTCCTTCTTTTTTACCGGAGCGGCCGATCAAAGCAAGGTGCTCAACAGATCCTTCCTGGAACTGATACAGGACAAGCAGCTAGAGGTGGAGAACTGGGCCAGCACCGGTGGTGCCTTTCTATCAGAGATCCTGGTAAACAGATGGTTTGGCATATTCTCGATACTTATTCCCTTTTTTGTCATCTACTTGGGACTGAGAATGATGAAAGTCTCATCATTCAGTTTTATCAAAGCCCTGCTCATTACCGCCTTCGGAATGATCTGCGGCTCGATTACCAGTGCCTTTATCCTCGGACATCTTTTCCCCAGAAGCCACATCAACTGGGGGGGAGCGCACGGAAGCCAGATCGAACAGTTGCTCGAAAACAGCATTGGAGTGCCCGGAATGATTCTATTGGTCCTGCTCTTCATCCTTATCGTCGTGATTCTTTTCCGGCAAAGCTCGATGCACAGGATCCAGGAGACCTTGATCAACAGCAAGCCCTCATTCAACGGAAGCAAGGGAGGTGATATTCCGGTTAAACCCTCTTATGCAGAGGAAGAGGAGAGAGAGGAGGAGAGAGAGGAAGAGGCGACTAAACCGGCATGGAGAAAGATCTTCCCAGCCAGTCGAAAAGTGAAGCAGGAGGAGCCCACCCTATCCGGCCTGGAGCCTCCCGTGCAATCCCCTTCGTTGAAACCGGTGGAGGCGCACGACAATTTCGAGGTCTTCGTTCCAAAAGACGAACTCCATGTGGCCGAAGAGAAGCCCGTGGAGAAAGTGGAAAAAACCATGCCCTCCGTTTCAAATGCAGCATTGGATGGCGATGCGGGCGGCGAACCGGGTGAAGATGTGGAGATATTGGAAGATTACGACCCGAAGAAAGATCTCTCCTCGTTTGAATTCCCCACCATGGAGCTGCTAAAGGTCTACAATACCGGCAACCGGCAAGTAGACATGCGGGAACAGAACGAAAACAAGGACAAGATCATCCGTACCCTGCGCAACTACGGAATCGAGATCACCTCGATAAAAGCGACGGTCGGCCCCACGATCACACTCTATGAAATCGTACCGCAGGCCGGGGTGAGAATATCAAGAATCCGCAATCTGGAAGACGATATCGCCTTAAGCCTTTCGGCATTGGGAATCCGCATCATTGCTCCGATGCCCGGCAAGGGGACAATCGGCATAGAGGTTCCCAACAAGGATCCGCAGATCGTATCGATGCAGTCGGTCATCGCCTCGACCAAGTTTCAGGAGTGCGACTACGAACTGCCTGTAGCCCTCGGGAAGACCATCACCAACGAGGTGTTCATCTTCGACCTCACCAAGATGCCCCACCTGCTGGTTGCCGGAGCAACCGGACAGGGCAAATCGGTAGGATTGAACGCAATCATCACCTCGCTGCTCTACAAAAAACATCCGGCCGAGATGAAGATGGTGCTGATCGACCCCAAAATGGTGGAGTTCAACATCTATTCCACCATCGAGAAGCATTACCTGGCAAAGCTTCCCGATGAAGAGAAGGCGATCATCACCGATGTAACCAAGGTTACCCAGACATTAAACTCGCTCACCAAGGAGATGGACGACCGCTACGAGTTGCTGATGCGAGCCCATGTCCGCACCATCAAGGAGTACAACGAGAAGTTCATCAAGCGTCGTCTCAACCCGAAAAACGGACACAGGTACCTTCCCTATATCGTGGTGGTGATCGACGAGTTCGGCGACCTCATCATGACTGCCGGCAAGGAGATCGAGATGCCCATTGCACGCATCGCACAAAAGGCGCGCGCCGTGGGCATGCATATGGTGATTGCTACGCAACGTCCCACCACCAACATCATCACCGGAACCATCAAGGCAAACTTCCCGGCCAGGATGGCTTTCCGCGTCACCTCACAGATCGACTCAAGGACAATTCTCGATGCCACCGGTGCCAACCAGCTGATCGGAAGGGGCGACATGCTCTTCTCGCAGGGAAGTAACCTGATCCGGATCCAGTGCGCCTTTGTCGACACTCCCGAGATCGAGGATATCTCCCAGTACATCGGCAAACAGCGCGGATATGAATCAGCGTTCGCCTTGCCGGAGGTTACCTCGGCCGAAGGTGAAGAGAAACCGGGCACCGTGGACCTGAACGATCGCGATCCGCTGTTCGATGAGGCGGCACGTCTTATCGTGATCCATCAGCAGGGATCCACCTCGCTGATTCAACGGAAATTCTCCATCGGCTACAACCGGGCTGGAAGGCTTATGGACCAACTGGAGTCGGCCGGCATCGTGGGGCCCACACAAGGGAGCAAACCTCGCGACGTATATATTTCTGACGAATATTCGCTGGAAAAACTGCTCGATTCCCTGAGGTGA
- a CDS encoding LolA-like putative outer membrane lipoprotein chaperone, whose amino-acid sequence MKKIILTFTALLALALLQAQTAADARTVLDKAYSAYENSKGINILFTITTTGQDGTKYPPQKGSAQVKGNKFKIETSTINTWFDGKTQWVLMKEMNEVNISYPSNEELATISPLALLSMYKTGFTLNPPVSKTVNGKSALVIEMVPTGNKSDFKKISVAIDARDSSVVQVDITLKDGMRNRIDVNSYNTNFNYSDAEFLFNIDQHKGVEIVDLR is encoded by the coding sequence ATGAAAAAGATCATACTCACTTTCACCGCACTGCTGGCCCTCGCTCTCTTACAGGCCCAGACTGCTGCTGATGCGCGGACCGTTCTCGACAAGGCGTACAGTGCCTACGAAAACTCCAAGGGCATCAACATTCTCTTCACCATCACCACAACCGGGCAGGACGGAACAAAATATCCGCCCCAGAAGGGGAGTGCACAGGTGAAAGGTAACAAGTTCAAGATCGAGACCTCCACCATCAACACCTGGTTCGACGGAAAGACACAGTGGGTACTGATGAAAGAGATGAACGAAGTGAACATCAGCTATCCCTCAAACGAAGAGCTGGCCACCATAAGTCCGCTGGCGTTGCTGAGCATGTACAAGACCGGCTTTACCCTCAACCCGCCGGTCTCGAAAACGGTAAACGGAAAGAGTGCCTTGGTGATCGAGATGGTACCAACCGGGAACAAGAGTGATTTCAAGAAGATTTCGGTGGCGATCGACGCAAGAGACAGCTCCGTGGTGCAGGTCGATATCACCCTGAAAGACGGGATGAGGAACAGGATCGATGTCAACAGTTACAATACCAACTTCAATTACAGTGATGCCGAGTTTCTCTTCAACATTGATCAACACAAGGGAGTTGAAATTGTAGACCTGAGATAA
- the trxB gene encoding thioredoxin-disulfide reductase: MRKKVRCLIIGSGPAGYTAAIYASRANLEPVLFEGLQPGGQLTTTTEVENFPGYPEGVTGPELMEDLKKQAQRYGTEIYPGRATAVDFSVRPLKVTIDNEHLIEADTVIISTGATAKYLGLPDETKYAGQGVSACATCDGFFYRKKTVAVVGGGDTACEEATYLAGLASKVYMIVRKPYLRASQIMQERVMNNPKIEILFEHNAVGLFGENGVEGVHLVKRMGQPDEERYDLAIDGFFLAIGHTPNTEIFKDYLELDETGYIKIANPSSRTNVEGVFAAGDVADPHYRQAITAAGMGCRAAIDAERYLSEKGL, from the coding sequence ATGAGAAAAAAAGTAAGATGCCTGATTATCGGATCCGGTCCTGCAGGGTACACCGCTGCAATCTATGCCTCGCGTGCCAACCTCGAACCCGTTCTGTTTGAAGGGTTGCAGCCGGGTGGACAGCTGACGACCACCACCGAAGTGGAAAATTTTCCCGGATATCCCGAGGGGGTTACCGGTCCCGAACTGATGGAAGACCTGAAAAAGCAGGCTCAACGCTACGGAACCGAGATCTATCCTGGAAGAGCCACCGCTGTCGATTTTTCTGTTCGTCCCCTGAAAGTAACGATCGACAACGAGCATCTGATCGAAGCCGATACGGTGATCATCTCTACCGGAGCTACCGCAAAGTATCTGGGACTTCCCGACGAGACCAAATATGCGGGACAAGGGGTCTCGGCATGCGCAACCTGCGATGGGTTCTTCTACCGCAAGAAAACTGTTGCCGTGGTAGGTGGAGGAGATACTGCCTGCGAAGAGGCAACCTACCTGGCAGGTCTGGCCAGCAAGGTCTATATGATCGTACGCAAACCCTACCTGCGCGCCTCGCAGATTATGCAGGAACGGGTAATGAACAATCCGAAAATTGAGATCCTCTTCGAACACAATGCCGTTGGACTCTTCGGCGAGAATGGTGTAGAGGGCGTACATCTGGTAAAACGGATGGGACAACCCGACGAAGAGAGGTACGATCTCGCTATCGACGGTTTCTTCCTGGCCATCGGCCATACCCCCAATACCGAGATATTCAAGGATTATCTCGAACTCGATGAAACGGGATACATCAAAATAGCCAATCCTTCATCAAGGACCAACGTCGAAGGTGTTTTCGCCGCCGGTGACGTTGCCGATCCCCATTATCGCCAGGCCATTACAGCTGCAGGCATGGGATGTCGCGCCGCCATCGATGCCGAAAGGTATCTGTCGGAAAAAGGATTGTAA